The DNA window AGAACCATGCTCACTCCGCAGGCTCCGCTCGAGAACCATGCTCAGTCCGCAGGCTCCGCTCGAGAACCATGCTCAGTCCGCAGGCTCCGCTCGAGAACCATGCTCAGTCCGCAGGCTCCGCTCGAGAACCATGCTCAGTCCGCAGGCTCCGCTCGAGAACCTCGGTCACTCCGCAGGCTCAGGGGTGCTCGACCGGCCAGGCGAGATGGGTAAGCCTGCGCCGGCCACGGAGTTGAACCCGATCGCCCAGCTCCCAATGCTCCTGCTCTTCGTCGCTGGCGAAGTACAGAGCGGAGGTCGACGCCAACACACGGCCCGGACGCAGCTTCGACAATTCCGTCAATCGCGATGCTTCGTTGACCGGATCGCCGATGACCGTGTACTCGAACCGCTCCTTTGCGCCGATGTTTCCGGCGACCGCGAGGCCGGCGGACACGCCGATGCCGATGTCGAGCCCGGTGATGTCGTCGAGAGCGAACCGCAGGTCACGGGCTGCGGCGAGCGCGGCGGTCGGTGCATCGGGGCGATCGAGGGGTGCACCGAAGATGGCGAGAGCAGCGTCGCCCATGAATTTGTTGACGAAACCGTGGTGCTTGTCGATGACATCGACGACCACTCGGAAGAACTCGTTGAGAAGGACGACGACCTCTCCCGGCGGACGCTCGGACGCCGTCGCGGTCGAACCGACCATGTCGACGAACAGCACCGCGACGAAGCGAGTTTCGCCACCCAATTCGGTACCGAATTGCAATGCGCGGCGCGCCACGTCCTCGCCCACATGCTGGCCGAATAGCTCGCGCAGAACCCGTCGCTCGGCGGATTCCTCCATCATGCGGTTGAAGCCGACCTGTAGTCGACCGATCTCGCTGCCGTCGAAGACGTCGACCTCGACGTCGTTGTCGCCGCGCTGGACACGTTCGATGGCGCGACGCAGCTGGCGGATCGGATCGGAGATCTGGCTCGCGGTGAGCATCGACAGAATGAAGGCCTGCCCGATCGCCAGAACACTGAGCAGGATGATCGCGATGGCGAGCGAATCGGTGGAGAAGACCAGATCGGTCGTCAGCTGTGTCGCACACAGCAAAATGATCCCGATGACGGGCATCAGCGTGCCCAAGCCCCAGGTCATTGCCATTCTGGTGCCGACTCCCGGCGTCATGGTCCGGTCGAAGCGACCTTCGCTCAGAGCCATGGCAGCCACGGGACGCAGGATCCGCTCACCGAGCATGTAGGTGAAGCCGAACGTCACTGTCGCGGCCATGACAACGGTGACGATGACGGCGATCGCCAGCGACGGCATGTCGGTCACGGTGAGCACGACGAACAGGACACCGCCGATCATCCACAGGACGAGGTGCACGATGGCCTGACGCAGCGGCGCATGCAGCGTCGTCATCTGTTCCCGACGAGTCGGGGGACCGCCGCGCAGTTGCCAGCGGATGACCGATCGAAGCATCCGGGCCGCGTAGTAGAGACTGACGGCGCCTGCGAAGACTAGGTAGGCGCCGAAGATGTAGACGTTGCGAACCCGATCCGCGACGATCGACTGCGATTCCTCGATGGGAAGTCCGTAACGCACGAACGCGAACACGAGCACCGCACCGAAGAGATTCGACAGCAGCATGGAGAGCATATAGAGCGGCCAGCGACTCTTCAGAGTGAGCGAGACCGCTCTCAAAGATGCCAGCACAGGTTAAATTTACCGGGTGACCGAACGCGAGCCGCAGGCAGAAGCGTCAAACGCACTTTCGGGGGCATTCGAGGGGCGTTCGTCGGCCGCTGATTCGGTGCATCCGCTCGTCCGGGTGGGCGCCGAGTGGACGTGGCGGCTACTCGTCATCTTCGCTGGAATCATCACGTTCTGCTACATGGTCGCGCGGCTCGACATCGTCATCATCCCCCTCGGCCTCGCATTGTTGGCGTCGGCGATGTTGGTACCGATCGTCGACTGGATGCAGCGCCGCGGAGTGCCACGGGCGGCTGGGGTCGTCATCGCCATCATCGCGAGCATCGGCGTCGTCGCGGGCATCATGACGTTCGTCGTCGAACAGTTCATCGAGGGCCTGCCTGCGCTCGGAGATCAATTCACGACGTCGATCAAGAGCGTTCAGGAATGGATGGCGGACGGTCCGCTGCACATCAGCCAGGATCAAATCGACCAGGCGAGCGAGAACCTCGTCAAAGTCATTCAGGACAACCAGGCCGCAGTCACGTCCGGAGCGTTGACGACGGCGACCGTCATCGGTGAAATCTTCACCGGAGCCGCCCTGACCCTGTTCATTCTGATCTTCTTTCTGTACGGCGGAGATCAAATCTGGGAGTTCGTCACCAGGCTTGCGCCGACGGCTGCACGACGCAGAATTCGGTTGGCAGGCAGTCAAGGTTTCGGTTCGCTCGTCGGATACGTCCGCGCGACTGTTGCGGTCGCGGCGGCCGACGCCATCGGAATCGGAGCCGGCCTGGCCATTCTCGGCGTGCCGTTGGCGCTGCCGTTGGCGTCGCTGGTGTTCATCGGCGCGTTCATCCCGATCATCGGTGCATTCCTGACCGGATTCGTGGCGGTCTTCATCGCTCTGGTGACCAAGGGGTTGCTCACCGCGCTCATCACGCTCGGGATCGTGGTCGCAGTCATGCAGCTGGAGGGGCATGTGCTGCAACCACTTCTGCTCGGTCGTGCGGTTCGGTTGCATCCGTTGGCTGTGGTTCTGGCGATCACCGTAGGAATTCTGTTGGCAGGCATCGTCGGCGGACTGCTTGCCGTTCCTATCGTTGCGGTGCTCAACACTGCGATTCGCTCGCTGCTCGCCGAGGATCCGGACGAGGTATACGAGCAACTGGAGGAGAACGACCCCTCGAAACCGCTGTTCCCGGCGACCGCAGACAGCCCGCATGCGCGCAACCGTGAACTCGACCCGGGGTCGCTGAAGAAGCCGGACGATGACTGACGCTGTCACTCCGCTGTGGCGGGCGTCGCAGGCTCTGCGGCTCGTTACGCTGCTGTATGCCGTCAGCTATCAGATCGCGTCCATGGGGTACTACAGCAACGTCCGGCTGAGTTGGTTCTTCGTCTCCTTGATGGCCGTCTGGACGGGATTGTCAGCTGTGCTGCTCTCCCGCGCGAGCGTGCCGCGGTGGAAGGTCGTGCTGGCCGACCAGTTCGTCGTGATCGGCTTGATGGCGTCGACTCGCCTGGTCTCGGACTACGACTGGTACAGCAACCACCAGACACTCCCCACGACACTGTGGTCCACCAACGCGGTGATCTCGGCGGCAATCCTGTTCGGACCCAAGGGGGGAATCGCGTCGGGCATCCTTCTGTCCGCCGTGAGCGCGGTGGTACGGGACCAGATCGATCTCGATCTGTGGACAGACGCGACCGCGCCGGTCCTGGTGTCGGTCGGTCTCGCTCTCGGCCTGGCCAGCAACACCGCACGGCGTGCACACGCCGAACTCGAACGCGCCGTGCGGCTGGCTGCGATCACCGAGGAGCGAGAGCGGCTCGCCCGTCAGGTTCACGACGGTGTTCTGCAGGTGCTCGCGTTGGTTCGTCGGCGCGGTTCTGAAATAGGCGGGGCAGCAGGGGAATTAGCTGAACTTGCCGGTGAGCAGGAAGTAGCTCTGCGGATGCTCATCTCCGAACAGGGCGAGGCGAACCGAGTCGACGCGACCCAAGCGGAAGTCGACCTGCGTTCATTGCTGCGTCCCCGGGGGAGCACCACCGTCTCGGTGTCTGCCCCTCCGGACCCCGTACTGGTCGACAGAGTTGTTGCAGAGGAGCTTTCGGCGGTGGTCGCGACTGCCTTGTCCAACGTCGCGCTGCACGCGGGCGACGGTGCCCGCGCCTACGTTCTGCTCGAAGACGTGGACGGTGAGATCATCGTCAGTATCCGCGACGACGGTTTCGGTATCGCACCGGGACGCCTGGCTGCGGCCGAAGCGGAAGGCCGTATGGGAGTGTCGAAGTCGATCCTCGGTCGGGTCGAGGCCATCGGCGGGACGGCAGTGCTCGACACGGCCGTCGGTGCCGGAACAGAGTGGGAAATTCGGGTACCGAAGGGATCGCGAAGTGACTGACAAGCAGATATCGATCATGGTCGTCGACGACCATCCGATGTGGCGTGACGGAGTCGCCCGTGACCTCGAGGCGGCCGGATTTCACGTCGTGGCGACAGCGGACAGTGTCGGGGCGGCGGGGCGGCGTGCCACCGCGACGAAGCCCGACGTCGTACTCATGGACATGCATCTGCCCGACGGCAACGGCGCGGACGCGACCACGGAGGTGCTCGCAGGCTCGAAGGACAGTCGCATCCTGGTGTTGTCCGCCTCGGCCGAACGCGAGGACGTGCTCGATGCGATCAAGGCAGGTGCCACCGGGTACCTGGTCAAGAGCGCGTCTGCGGAAGAGTTGTATGAGGCAGTTCGCTCTACTGCAGCAGGTCAGGCCGTGTTCACCCCAGGTCTTGCAGGGCTTGTGCTCGGCGAGTACCGGCGAATCTCCTCCGCACCTGCCGTCGACGAGTCGATCGCTCGTCCTACTCTGACCGATCGGGAGACCGAGGTCCTACGGCTGGTCGCAAAGGGGTTGAGCTCCAAGCAGATCGCAACGAAGCTGACTCTGAGTCACCGAACCGTCGAAAACCACGTGCAGGCGACGCTACGGAAGCTCCAACTGGCGAATCGGGTCGAATTGACGCGCTATGCCATCGAACAGGGGTTGTGAACTTCGGTTTGCGAGGTCAGCGGTCGGGGCACTCTCCAACTCATGACCGACACCGACAAGCCCGTCGACACGACCGTCGATCCCACCGAGAAGACTCGCGGAACCGACGCCGATACGGCCCAGAGCTCGGACGAGCTCCGCGAAGCGATCGCTGAATTCGACAGCCATCTGGACGGCGCAGGCGACTCTCAGTCGTTGCCGACGCCTGACCCCGAGGACGTCGGCGGCGACCCGTCCGACCCGAAGACGATCACGCGCTCGGAGTAATCCAGCATCGGAGTAATTCAGCGCCGGACCAACCGCATCAGCGCGAGTTTGGCGACTGGCAGGTAAGGGATGATGAGGGCGGGCGAACCGCAGATTCTCAGCCAGGTCCGTGACCCATCCGTCCTCGACGCCACGCCGTGCGTCAACGTCAGCCCGACACGTCGGTGCTTCCACCACGCGCTCCATGTCCACATCCACTCGGACTCGTCGACGTCGAGTATTTCGAAGTCGACGTGAATCCACAGTGGGCCCTCGACGCGGCCGAACGTTCCGGCGGTGATTCGCTCCTCGGAGTAGTCGACGCCGACGATCTGCGTTGCCCACGATGACCACTGTCGTGGGTCCATGTACTTCTCCCAGACGGCTCCCGCAGGTGCGGATCCCACCGCGTCGATTGTGAACTCCATGAGTGTGTTTACCCGACGAGTGGCCGAAAAAAACGCAGAATGCGGTCATTTTCCCGGCTCGAGGGTCGTGAACGGTCACAGAGGCAACCCGATCGACACCGACAACGTCGACACTGTTCGCTTCCTCGTCGCTGGGTGGTAACGCCGCGGCGTCACACTCGCTGCAATGCGCATCGTGCAACTTGCGAACTTCTACGGTCCGCGCTCGGGTGGGTTGCGGACCGCGATCGATCAATTGGGCGCGGGATACACAGCACGCGGCCACGAGGTGACCCTCGTCGTACCGGGTGCGGTCGCGTCCGAGGAGGTATTGCCTTCCGGGGTTCTGCGGATCACCAGGCCTGCGAGGAAGATTCCGTTCACCGGTGGGTACCGTGCGGTAGATCCACGTACCACCGCCGACATCACCGCGGCTCTTCGTCCCGATGTAATCGAGGTATCGGATCGACTGACGCTTCGTGGCATGGGTGCCTGGGCGTCACGCCGAGGGGTGCACAGCGTCATGATCTCGCACGAACGGCTCGATCGATTGCTCGGGCAAGTGTTCCCACACGCGGTCGCTCGGGCGTTCGCCGACGTCGCAAACCGACGGACGGCCGACTCCTACGACACGGTCGTCTGCACTACTGCATTCGCTCGGCGTGAGTTCGAGCGCATCGGCGCCCGCAACGTTTCCGAAGTCCCCCTCGGTGTCGATCTCGATATTTTTCATCCGACGCGTCGTATCGATAATTCGAGAAACGGCGGGTCGAGTGTCGACGGCTTTCGCTCGCCCTGGCACGGTGACGCCGAACGACTGCTCGTGCATTGTGGTCGCCTGTCGGTGGAGAAGCGTGTCGATCGCAGCATCGATTCGGTTGCAGCATTGGTTGATTCAGGGATCGATGTGCGGCTCGTGATCGCGGGAGATGGGCCGAGGCGATCCGGATTGGAACGCCGAGCACGCGGACTGCCGGTCGAATTTCTCGGATTCGTCCACGGACGCGAAGAGCTCGCGGCACTCCTGGCATCCGCGGACGCTGCCGTGGCTCCGGGTCCGCACGAGACCTTCGGACTTGCTGCATTGGAGTCGCTCGCTTCCGGGACGCCCGTGGTGGTGTCGAAATCGTCCGCGCTGGCCGACATCGTGACCTCCGAATGCGGCGGGCGTTTCGACGACACCGCAGGTGGATTGGCGTCGGAGCTGTCCCGGGTCTTCGAGCTCTCGAATGCCGCCGGCCGAACTGCCGCCCGCGCCCGTGCCGAGCAGTTCGGCTGGCCCGCGTCGGTCGACGGAATGCTCGAGGTCCTCGAACATGGCAACCACGCCCATGGCCCCCTATCCTTGGGGCATGGAGGCGAGGGATTTGCGGGTGTCTGACGCAGAGAAGGAACACGTGGGTCAGCTGCTGCAGCGTGCGGTGGGGCAGGGGATGCTGTCGCTCGGTGAGTTCACCGAGCGGATGGACACCGCTCTCGCGGCCAAGACTCGCGGTGAACTCAATTCCGTCCTCGCCGACCTTCCCGGAATGCAGATCGCCGAGCAGCATCGACCGCCGAGCTGGCAACCGTCCCCGCCTACTGCACAGCCACATGCAGCTCAGCCACATGCAGCGCAGTCGTACGGACCGCAGACTTACGCATCACAGTCTTACTCGCCGCATGGCTACACCTCGCGCCCTCACAGCACACAGTCGAGCACGAACGACATCGTCCGCGGCACGATGTCCACAGTCACACGCAAAGGCCCGTGGCACGTTCCACCGCAGCTCGGAATTCAGAGCAAGATGTCGACCGTTACCCTCGACTTCACTCAGGCCATCATGTCGAGTCAGGTGGTCGAGGTGACGGTCGACGACTACTGCAGCACCCTCTCTATCATCGTGCCGCAGGAGGCGACCGTCGATCTCAATGCCGTCGAGACGGTCGGTGGAAGTGCGAGCAACAAAGTTCGTACCGGTCCTCCCATCGGTCCACTGCACGTCGTCGTGCGGGGCAAGATTCGGTTCGGGTCCGTCACCGCCAAGCATCCGTTCGGCACGTCAATTCGGAGAATGCTCGGGCACTGAGGCCGCCTACGCGATGTGGATGCCCGAACGTATGCGGGCGGAAGTACTCGGGTCGAGGGGGTAGAACTACTCACGACTTCGGAGACGCGGACGGCAAGTATCGATGTATGACGACACCAGCGATAGATCCGCGATTGATTTCAGGCCTCGCGAGCCAGTTCGCGACGCTGAGCGAACAGATGCGTCGGGTATCGGGTGATCTTGGCGTTCTCCAGGCGCAGATCGTTGCGCCGGTACCGCGCCAGCCTGTGCAGCAGCATCCAGCGCCGCCATACCCCCAAGCTCACGCACAGCCCCCGTACCCACAACCCGCATACCCACAACCCACACACCCACAGCAGACCCACCCACAAGCCCAGCCCCAACAAGCCCAGCCTCAGCAACCCCCGACGCCTCCACGTGCGCCGGCAGTTCGGCCGAGGCCACACGCACCGTCGCGGCGGGCGACATCAACGAAGAAGTCCGAGCCGTGGTGGCAACGTGACGGGGTCATCAGCCGTGTTCTGGCCGTCGCAGGCGCAGGCGTCACCCTGATCGGTGTGGTCATGTTGCTCGTCCTCGCGGCACAAGCCGGATGGTTCGGCCCGGAACTTCGAGTCGGCGCGGGCGCGGTGTTCTCGATCGCGCTGGTGTACATCGGGTCTCGGATCTACGGCAAGTCAGGCGGCAGAATCGGGGGAATAGCGACTGCTGCGACTGGCATCGCGGGTCTCTACCTCGATGTCGTGGCGGTGACCGTCCTCTACGAATGGCTCGAACCGGTCATCGGATTGATCGCCGCCTTCGGAATCGCGGCGGCAGGCGTCGCACTTGCGGTGTCGTGGCGGTCGCAGCCGATGGCGGTACTGATTCTGATCGGGGTCGCGATCTGTGCGCCCGTGGTAACCGGCGGAGTCACTTTGTCGCTCATCGCATTCTTCACGGCAACCTTCATCGCAAGCTTCGCGGCGCAACTGGGCCGAGACTGGCCGATATTGTCGGGCGCACGGACGCTGCCGGTCGTCCTCGTCACGCTGTTCGGAATTGCGCAAGCGGAGAACTGGGGTGCGTCCGTATCGGAGGCGATACCGCTTTTGATCGTGTCTGCCATCGTCGCCACGTTTGGGATCGGTAGTTCGGTGGAGTTGTTGCGTCGCAACGTCGCAGATGTCATGGCGACAGCGATGATGGCGGCATCGGCGATTCCGGTCCTGGTCGTGGGTGCTCTGTTCGAGCCGTGGACTGCAACGCTCGTGCACGGTCTTGTGGCACTCGGATGTCTGCTGGTGATCGCTGTGGGCACGTGGCTCCCCGCCGGCGCCAAGATCGTCCTTGCGGTGGTCGGTTCACTGGCACTTCTGCAGGCAGTGTTGGTCCCGACGTCGGTCGAACTCCGTCCGCTCGCGCTGCTCGTGGTTGCCGCGGTGTTGGTGGTCGCCGCGTATCGCACGTCGTCCGTGTTGGCCTACTTCGTCGGCGTAGCGTTCGCCGCCTTGGGGGCGCTCGGATATGTCGTCGTGTCACCCCCGGCTTCGATCACGGACTCACGCTATGCGGTAGATGAATTCGGTGTCGTTCTCGCCGGATTGCTACTGGTGGCGGTCGCGGCGGGCCTGGTGTACGTCGCTGCACAGCTGAAAATCGCTGACAAGAATCTGCAGGCGTTCTGGGTCGGGGCCGGCCTTGTGTCGCTGTACGCGCTGACATCGGCGACCGTTGCACTCGGACTTGTGGCAATCGGAGGTATGACGGGATTCGTCGCAGGACATTGCGCGGCCACGATCGAATGGATGGCAGTAGCGATGGCGCTGTTGGTCCTTGGATTGCGTAGTGAGAAGTATGCTCACACAGCGTTGTTGGCTGGCCTGTCGTTGACGGCGGCATCCGTTGCGAAGCTGTTCCTCTTCGACCTGGTTGCGCTCGACGGACTGTTCCGTGTTTGCGCGTTCATCGTCGTCGGATTGCTTCTACTCTTCGCCGGAACGCGATACGCGAAGGTGTTCGCGGATCGGGCAGCGAGCTGACGACTGTGCGCGGAAAACCATGCTGTGCTGTGGGTTTCCGCGCACGGATCAGAGGTACGTTTCGCCCAGTCCCAATTTCTGCTGAACTCGCTTCATCCACTTCGGAGCCCACCACGCGCTATCGCCGAGAAGCTTCATCACCGAGGGCACCAAGAACATTCGAATCACGGTGGCATCGATGATGAGGGCAGCGATCATTCCGTAGGCGATGTACTTCATCATGACCAGATCGGAGAACGCGAAGGAACCGGTCACCACGATGAGGATGAGCGCAGCAGCAGTGATGATCCGGCCCGAATGGGCGGTACCGATCTTCACGGCTTCAGTTGTGCTGGCCCCCTTCTCTCTCGCTTCGATCATGCGGGAGAGTAGGAAAACCTCGTAGTCCGTGGACAATCCGAACACGATGGCACCGATCAAGAGGAGAATCATCGCCATGATCGGGCCGGGCGTGAAGTTCATCAGGCTCGCACCGTGGCCGTCGATGAAGATCCAGGTCAGTATGCCCATTGTCGCGCCCAAGCCGAGAGCGGTCATCAACACGGCCTTGATGGGCAACACAAGCGAGCCGAAGGTCAGGAACATCAACAGCGTCACGATCAACACGACGAGTAGCGCCGTCAGCGGGAGACGGTCCTCCAGTGCAGCGATCGAGTCGTACTCGATGGCAGGCGTCCCCGCGACTGACACCGTTGCACCGTCCGGGATTTCCATGCTTCTCAGGTGCTCGATGGCCTCGGCGGAATCGTTTCTATCTTCGAGTCCGGCTTTGAATATGATGATCCCGTCTTTGCTCGACCCCTCGGGTGTGAACTTCTCGATAAGGCCCGGGGCCTCGTTCGCCTGGTTCGTGATTTGCCCGAGGGACGCGCCCTGAGCACCCTGGATGACGAGCTTGATCGGTTCGGTGCGCTGACCGGGGAAGAATTCGTCGAACTGCTCCTGGGCGACGCGCGTCGGGTTGTCCGGTGGCAGATAGGTTTCGTTGATCCCGCCGAATTCGATCTTGCTGACCGGGAGCGTGAGGACGAGCAACCCGAGCACGATGACGACAGCGACCTTGATCGGCCTGCGCATCACCCACTCGGTCAGCTTGCCCCACATGCCGTTCTCGATCTCCGCGGACGACTTGGTCTTCCGAATGAACTTGAATCCGAATGCGTCGACTCGCGGGCCGAGGATCGCAAGCAGTGCAGGGAGAACGGTGACCGCCGTCAGTGCAGCGAGTGCGACCGTGGCGATGGATCCGTAGGCGACCGACTTCAGGAATCCGTGTGGGAACACCAGTAGCCCACCGAGGCTCGCGACGATCATCGTTGCCGAGAAGACCACGGTGCGGCCGGCTGTCATGACCGAACGCCGCACTGCGTCGCGGGTCGACCGTCCGTCTCCGAGTTCCTCACGGAACCTGGAGACGATGAACAAGCCGTAGTCGATCGCAAGACCGAGGCCCACCATCGACACCACCGGCGCGACGAATGTGTTGACCTCGGTGAAGTTGGTGAACACACGCACGATTCCGTTGGCGCCGACGACCGTCAGACCGCCCACGATCAACGGAAGTGCCGCGGCGACGACACCTCCGAATACGAAGAACAGCAGTATCGCTACCGCGGGAATCGCGAGAATTTCCATCCGATGGATGTCCTCGGACATTGTCGACTGCAGGGCGCCCGCCACTGCTTGCAGACCGGCCACCTGCACGTCGACGCCGTCGATGTAGAAGACATCTTTGACGGCCTGAAAGTTGTTGGTCAGCTCTGTGTCGTTGTCGCCGACGATCGCGATGCTGGCAATGGCATGTTGTCGATCCGCGGTCGCCAGCGCGGGAACACTGAGCGTGCCCTCGACGGGGAAGTATGTGCCGTTGATCTTCAGAATCTGATCGGGATGTTCGGCGACAAGGGTTTCCAGATTGTCGGCAACTGCAGCGCTGAATTGGGGATCGTCGACGGTCCTGCCCTCGGGTGCCGTGTACAGCACGATGACGTCGCCCTGTGTGTCTCGGCCGAAGGTGCTGTCGGCGAGAATGCCGGCTTCGACTGACTCGGAGCCGGGATCGTCGAAACCACCTTGACTCAAATGGTCTTCGAAGCCCACTCCGTATCCGGCCATCGCCAACAAGCCGGCAATCATGACGCCCAGCACTGTGTAGCGCCAGCGGTGGACGAGATCTCCCCAGGTGGCGAACACTCAGGCTGCTCCTCGCAAGTTGTCGGACGGCTGGCGGTGCATCGAACCAAGATCCGTCGTCGAGGTTCGCGCATCGGAACCCTACCGGAGGGTGTTGCGGCCGCCGACCGACCAGCGCGTCGATCTACTGTCGTCGCTCCCGCGCAAGCAATTCGCTGACGCTCAGTGCTTGTCGACCGTCACCGCCGCGGTGCTTGCCGCTGTCGTTGTCGGCCGTGGCGTCTGCATCGTCGGGTTCGGCGGCTCGACGGGATGGTTGCGGAGCGGTCGAATCCGGTGTTGCACCACCCGATCGTGATCGGTTCGGCGCGTCCTCGGGCGTCGGGTTGCGAGGCGCATTCCGCGTCGAGATGTCGTAGCGGGCACGGGGTGTGCTCGGAAGTCGTTCTTGTTCATGCCCGCTCGACCCATGTCCGTTTGCAGTGGGGCTGTCCGGTCTCACTCGTGGATCGTTGCCACCGTTCGCGCTACCGGCACTTTGCGAGTATCCGCGAATGCCCCCGGGCCTTGGACTGCTGTTCGAGCCAGCGGTGTCCGGCGTGGGTCTGCTGGCACTGCGGTCGGGGCCGCCGGGAGCTGAGCCGGTGCCGTAGGGCTGACGGCCGTTGGTGGCCGAACTGTTGCTGCCCGACCCGTTGACGGTGGGCGAGTAGTGCCCGTTCCGTGCCGATGTTCCGCTCGAGACAGGACTGTCGCTATCGGAACCCTTGGGCACCTCCGGGCCCTGTACTTCTGAACGCTGTGTTACTGAACGCTGGGGCTCGGATTGGGGCTTGTCGGATGGTGCTCGGAGATCTGCGAGCCAGCTCTCGATGGACCTCGGATCCGGCACGGGCGTGCGATGACCGTTCGACCGCGCGGGCTCGCGAGCAGGGGACTGCGCCGGTGCCGGGGGCGCCTGCGGAGCCGGTCGTGCCGGTGGGGTCGTTTCTGCCTGTGGGGTCGACACCCCATGTGGGGTGGACACTGCGGGCGGAACCTGGGGCTCACGTGTGGCAGGCTGCTGCGACCGCCACGCCGGCTCCGCCTGCTGGTCGACGATCGGGGCGCGCGCGGGCCTACCCGTTGCCGACCGACGCTCGTCTTCCTTGGCCACGTGAGTGGCGCGAATCGGCCCCGAACCTACCGGTGCGACGACCGGAATAGGTTCGGTGAGTGGCTCACTCGGGCGCGCCGCCGGCCGTATCGGCGGTGCGACGGTGGTACGTGCAACCCCGCCTACGGTTGCGAGCTCCGGGACGTCTGCCGGCATGAGCTCGTCCTCGAGGATCGTCTCGCCGAGGCCGAGCTTCTGCTGGATACGCTTCATCCACGCAGGTGCCCACCAGCAGTCGTCGCCGAGCAGTTTCATGGTCGCAGGCACGAGGAACATCCGGATCAAGGTGGCGTCGATGATGAGTGCGGCGATCATGCCGTAGGCGATGTACTTCATCATCACCAGATCCGAGAACGCGAATGCTCCGGTCACAACGATCAAAATGAGTGCCGCAGCGGTGATGATGCGCCCGGTATGCGAGGTACCGACGCGGATGGCTTCGCTGGTACTCGCGCCTTTCTCTCGGGCTTCCACCATGCGCGAGAGCAGGAACACTTCGTAATCGGTGGACAACCCGAACACAATCGAGATGATCAGCACCAGAACCGGAGCCATGATCGGACCGGGCGTGAAGTTCATGAAACTGGCGCCGTTGCCGTCGATGAATATCCACGTCAAGATGCCCATCGTCGCACCGAGGCCGAGCGTCGTCATGAGGACGGCCTTGATCGGCAACACCAACGATCCGAAGGTCAAGAACATCAGGAGCGTCACGATGAACACGACGAGAATCGCCATCAGCGGAAGGTTGTCGATCAATGCCGCGATCGAGTCCTGCTCGATGACGGGCGTACCGGTGATCATGACCGTCGCGCCCTCGGGGACGTCGATACTGCGCAGATAGTCGATGGCCGGTGTCGAGTCGTTCCGGTCGACCAGTCCGGCCTTGAAAACGATGATTCCGTCTTTGCTGGCGCCCGTCGGCGAGAACTTCTCGATGAGCCCGGGCGCCTGGTTCAGTTGGCTGGTGATCGCAGCCAGATTCGCGCCCTGAGCGTTCTCGATGACCGCCTTGATCGGCTCGGTGCGCTGACCGGGGAACAAGGTGTCGAACTCGGTCTGTGCCTGCCGGGTGACGTTGTCCGGCGGCAGGTAGGTCTCGTTGATTCCACCGAACTTGATGTTGCCCACGGGCAATGTCAGCAGTACCAAGCCGAGGACGATGGGGATGGTGACCTTG is part of the Rhodococcus sovatensis genome and encodes:
- a CDS encoding adenylate/guanylate cyclase domain-containing protein; its protein translation is MLSMLLSNLFGAVLVFAFVRYGLPIEESQSIVADRVRNVYIFGAYLVFAGAVSLYYAARMLRSVIRWQLRGGPPTRREQMTTLHAPLRQAIVHLVLWMIGGVLFVVLTVTDMPSLAIAVIVTVVMAATVTFGFTYMLGERILRPVAAMALSEGRFDRTMTPGVGTRMAMTWGLGTLMPVIGIILLCATQLTTDLVFSTDSLAIAIILLSVLAIGQAFILSMLTASQISDPIRQLRRAIERVQRGDNDVEVDVFDGSEIGRLQVGFNRMMEESAERRVLRELFGQHVGEDVARRALQFGTELGGETRFVAVLFVDMVGSTATASERPPGEVVVLLNEFFRVVVDVIDKHHGFVNKFMGDAALAIFGAPLDRPDAPTAALAAARDLRFALDDITGLDIGIGVSAGLAVAGNIGAKERFEYTVIGDPVNEASRLTELSKLRPGRVLASTSALYFASDEEQEHWELGDRVQLRGRRRLTHLAWPVEHP
- a CDS encoding AI-2E family transporter, with protein sequence MHPLVRVGAEWTWRLLVIFAGIITFCYMVARLDIVIIPLGLALLASAMLVPIVDWMQRRGVPRAAGVVIAIIASIGVVAGIMTFVVEQFIEGLPALGDQFTTSIKSVQEWMADGPLHISQDQIDQASENLVKVIQDNQAAVTSGALTTATVIGEIFTGAALTLFILIFFLYGGDQIWEFVTRLAPTAARRRIRLAGSQGFGSLVGYVRATVAVAAADAIGIGAGLAILGVPLALPLASLVFIGAFIPIIGAFLTGFVAVFIALVTKGLLTALITLGIVVAVMQLEGHVLQPLLLGRAVRLHPLAVVLAITVGILLAGIVGGLLAVPIVAVLNTAIRSLLAEDPDEVYEQLEENDPSKPLFPATADSPHARNRELDPGSLKKPDDD
- the macS gene encoding MacS family sensor histidine kinase, with translation MTDAVTPLWRASQALRLVTLLYAVSYQIASMGYYSNVRLSWFFVSLMAVWTGLSAVLLSRASVPRWKVVLADQFVVIGLMASTRLVSDYDWYSNHQTLPTTLWSTNAVISAAILFGPKGGIASGILLSAVSAVVRDQIDLDLWTDATAPVLVSVGLALGLASNTARRAHAELERAVRLAAITEERERLARQVHDGVLQVLALVRRRGSEIGGAAGELAELAGEQEVALRMLISEQGEANRVDATQAEVDLRSLLRPRGSTTVSVSAPPDPVLVDRVVAEELSAVVATALSNVALHAGDGARAYVLLEDVDGEIIVSIRDDGFGIAPGRLAAAEAEGRMGVSKSILGRVEAIGGTAVLDTAVGAGTEWEIRVPKGSRSD
- a CDS encoding response regulator transcription factor → MVVDDHPMWRDGVARDLEAAGFHVVATADSVGAAGRRATATKPDVVLMDMHLPDGNGADATTEVLAGSKDSRILVLSASAEREDVLDAIKAGATGYLVKSASAEELYEAVRSTAAGQAVFTPGLAGLVLGEYRRISSAPAVDESIARPTLTDRETEVLRLVAKGLSSKQIATKLTLSHRTVENHVQATLRKLQLANRVELTRYAIEQGL
- a CDS encoding autophagy-related protein 2; amino-acid sequence: MTDTDKPVDTTVDPTEKTRGTDADTAQSSDELREAIAEFDSHLDGAGDSQSLPTPDPEDVGGDPSDPKTITRSE
- a CDS encoding MarR family transcriptional regulator, with the translated sequence MGSAPAGAVWEKYMDPRQWSSWATQIVGVDYSEERITAGTFGRVEGPLWIHVDFEILDVDESEWMWTWSAWWKHRRVGLTLTHGVASRTDGSRTWLRICGSPALIIPYLPVAKLALMRLVRR